In Bacillus thuringiensis, the DNA window CAGCGCTATTATCATTAATTGGGAAACGAATATTAAAAAAGAATCAAGTAGCACATACACCGGCAAAGGCGTGGCGTACATTTGCGCAATTTGTAATGAAACATCCAATTGCGATGATTATTGTTGTTACAACATTTATTATTATTTGCTTATTACCATTACGCACTGCGAATTTGCAGTTCCCTGATGTGGAAGCTCTACCTAAACAAAGTGATACAAGACTTGCATATGAGAAGTACGAAGAGGCATTTAATAAAACTGCAAAAAAACATGCTGATGTTACGTTAGTGGTAGAGACGAAAAAAGATATGAAAGAAAAAGAAAGTTTACAAAAGATAGAAGAAGTCGTTCAAAAGTTAAAAGATGATAAGAAAGTATATGAAGTGAGAAGCTTATACGACGGGTTAACTGGTATGAAAGCAGATCAAGTCGCTGGAATGTTAGAGTCGCCAGAAGCAGCGAAACTAGCGCCTATATTTGAAGCATATACGAAAGAGAATAAGACGACGGTAGAAATCTTTTTGAAAACGAAACCACGTACTGAAACTGCTAAACAGTGGGTTCGTGATTTTAAACAAGATTATAAAGAAACAGATGTTACGTATTATTTAGGCGGGATGACGACGTTCCAACAAGAGTTAGAAGATGAAATTAAAGATAAAGTTGCAATTGGTATGTCTGTTATATTTGGATCGACCTTTGTTATATTATTATTTGCATTCCGATCTATACTCATTCCGATTAAGGCGATTATTATGAATATACTTAGTTTAAGCGCAACAATCGGAATCGTTGTTTGGTTATTTGAAGGTGGGCATTTTGGTTTAGAAGCGAGTCCTGTTCTATTTGTCTTACCAATCTTCATTTTCGGTCTCGTATTTGGGCTTAGCATGGATTATGAAGTCTTTCTTATTTCACGTATTCATGAGTTATATGAAGAAACAGGAGATAATGATCAAGCGACGTTAGAAGGGCTTGTGTCAACCAGTAGGATCATTACATCAGCTGCGTTAATTATGATTGTAGTAACAGGTGCGTTCGCCTTTACTGATATTTTACCGGTACGGCAAATGGGGCTTGGCGTTGCATTAGCGATATTCCTTGATGCAACAATTATACGTCTTATGCTCGTACCAAGTTTAATGAAATTATTTGGAGACTGGAACTGGTGGTTACCATTTCGAAAGAAAAGAGAAAAATCATCGTAAAAAATACTCATCTTATAGATGAGTATTTTTTTATGAATAGCAAGACCTACATTTTGCAAATAGTATGTGATAAGAACATTACATATAAGTAGGTGAAGGCAATGTTTCGTTATTTTAAGTTCAAGCTAAATGATACAGTACAGTTTGCAGAAAACGATGGGCATATGTATCGCATTGTCGGTTATCGGTTAGAAAAAGGATTTTATCCAAAAGATGAATGGACTCATATTATTTATGAATTGTTGAGAGATTTTGATGGGTATACGATGGATGCGGAAGAGGAGGAGCTTGTAAAGGTCATTCAAGTAGAGGATGAGTATTACAAAATACAAGAAGTATCGGGCTATCGTTATCCAGTAAAAATGAAGCAAAAACAACAAGTGATGAAAGTAGAAAAAATTGATGACTTATTAGATACGTATAATGATTATAAAAGATTGGCGGATTTCTTTAAAGATTTATCGTATGAACAAAAAGCGGAAGAAGTATTGCAGGAAATGAAAAGACGTAGAGCATGAGCGGGCAGTCTATTATAAGACTGTCCTCTATTTTTGACGGTGCATCAAAGTGTATTTTCCGTTACAATGAGAGAATCAATAGAAATAAGGTGATACAGTATGGAAACGAACAAGAAGGGCGAATGGTGCGAAATTACTGTTCCAGCTACATGGAATGGTATAAGCATTGAGTCGTTATTAAAAATAGAATGGGAAATACCGAAAAAGTTGTTACATCATCTTCGTATGGAGAAAGGTGTTACCGTTAACGGAGAACAGAGAAGATGGAATGATCTTTTAAAAGAAGGCGATAAGTTACAAGTTCATATGTTTATGGAGGAAGAGTACGGTGTGGAGCCTGAATATGGTGAATTAGATGTAGCATATGAAGACGATCACGTACTCATCGTAAATAAGCCGGAGAAGATGGACACACATCCTGCTGAAAAAGGTGGAACGGGAACACTTGCAAACCTCGTTGCCTTTCATTTTCAAATGCAAGGTTTAGAGACGAAGGTTCGTCATATTCATCGGTTAGATAAAGATACGACAGGTGGTGTCGTGTTTGCTAAGCATAGAATTGCTGGTGCAATTATGGATCGTTTATTAATGGAACGAAAAATTAAAAGAACATATGCGGCGCTTGTGGAAGGGAAAGTAAAAAAGAAGCAAGGCACAATTGACGCAGCTATTGGAAGAGACCGTCATCATGCGACGAGAAGACGTGTTTCTCCAAAGGGAGATCAAGCTATAACACATTATAAAGTAGAGAAGTATTTTAAAAACCAAAATGTTACGCTTGTAACGTTACAATTAGAAACAGGTAGAACACATCAAATTCGTGTTCATATGAGTTATAATGACAATCCATTAATTGGGGATGTATTATATGGCGGGCAAACGAAATATATGACAGGGCAAGCATTACATGCGATGAAGATTCACTTCTTACATCCAATCATGAAAGAAGAGATTGAAGTGGATGTGCCATTTCCTGTAAAATTAAATAATACAATGAAAGAATTTCAAAGAATGAATGCGTAAAGTGTAAGTTTAAATTTGAGAAAAATAGATTCTTGCAGGAATTTCTCTAAAAGAAGCGAAGCCGTTAAGAGAAAAGAGAGGTGAGAATCACTTGGTCAAATATAAATATATACTAGGAATATTTTTCGCTTGTCTTTTAGTTACTCTATGCCTCTATCCATATTTACCAAACCTTATGGCAGTACATTGGAATGAAAATGGTGTGGCGAATGAGTTTATGAGTAAACAAGTTGTTTTAGCATTTATTCCTTGTCTTATTATTTTTTTACATGGATTCGTGTATATTATTTCACATAATATATATAAGTTTAATGAGGGCGAGCATGTCATTACAAATGGATTTATAAAAACAATTACTTTATTTATGTTGTTTATCCATATGCTAATTCTTTTTATTAATTTTGAAAGCATGATATCCTTTCAGACAGGACTAACAATTGGAATTAGTATGTTTCTTTTTATGCTTAGTAAAGGGTTTAAAACAGTTAAGAGTACGGAAAAAGACCCGATTAAATTACAAAAAATTCGTTTAGTGAGTAGGCGGATTTTCCAAGTGATGGCATGTAGTATATTATTTTCATTGTTTTTGAACTTGAAATGGGGATTTTATGTGTTGCTTAGTGTAATAAGTTGTGGCTCTATTTTGTTTATGTTCTACATATTGTACTCATATATAATAGAAAGTTATGAAACATAAAAAAGGGTCTTCTCATCATGAGAAGACCCTTTTAATCTATTTATTTCGTAATAAATTGTTGTGTCCAGTAGTTGCCGCTCTCTACATAGCCAACACCGATGTGAGTGAATCCGTTATTTAAGATGTTTGCACGGTGTCCAGCACTGTTCATCCAAGCTTGTACTACTTCTTCAGGTGAACGTTGGCCTTGAGCGATGTTTTCACCTGCAGATGTATAAGAAATACCAAATTTCTTCATCATGTCAAACGGAGACCCGTATGTAGGGCTATTATGATCAAAGTAGTTGTTTTTTTGCATATCTTCAGACTTGATACGTGCTACTTTGCTTAATTCAGTATCGATTTTTAGTGCTGGTAAGCCTTGTTTTGCACGTTCAGCGTTTGTTAATTCAACAACACGTTGTTCGAATTCGCTTAAAGATTTTGCTTCTTCAGCAGGCTTTTGCTCAGCAGGTTTTTGTTCAGCAGGTTTTTGAGTATTGTTGTTTTCAGCAGGTTTTTGAGCTTCTGGTTTTTGAACTTCTTCAGCAGGCTTTTGCTCAACTGGTTTTTGCTCAGCAGGCTTTTGAGTTTCTGGCTTAGCTGTTGGTTGCTCAATTACAACATTTTCAGTTGGTTGTTGACCAGGAATGAAGCAGTTTGGTTGGAAATTACCTTGTTGCCATTGTGCTAATGACTCAACGCCCATAGATTGTAAGAATGCTTGTAATTCTTGTTGGCTCATTTGCTTCATCATCACTTTTGAATGCTGAATATTTTGAACCTTTATGTTAGATGGTTGTACTGTTGCAGCTTGTGCATCTAAAGATGATACTCCTAAAGTAAGAGCTGTTGCAGCAGCTACAGATAATAAAACACGGTTTTTCATGATGTGTGTCCCCCTATATAAAGTTTTAATTTGTTTTCACACGATTTGTTTTGACAGCCTGTCTGACTGACCAATTCATCGTAGCATACAATTTACGAGAAAAAAGATGGAAAAAAATTCATAGACTTTAAAATTACCTAATTTATCCTAAGTGAAGAAAAGGGAGAAAATAAGAGAAACATAGAGTATAAAAGGAATTTTCAGCATTTTTATACTTCGTTTTAAGCGGGGATTTCTGGATAAATGTACCTATATTGAAAATGAAGAATCCTATTGTATCAATGATTTGAGCGTTTTTTTGAGGAATATACTGGATTGATTTTTACAAAACTGTAATGTTTCTGTTGTTCTTTTTTATAATAAAGTAACATATTCTTAATCTTGTAGCGGACAAAAAAGCGGCTATCTCTTTACATAGACGAAGGAGATAGCCGTTTTCCTATTATTACGTATGTTACGAGTTATTACGAGTTGGTTTCAATTGCTTCTAATAATAAATCTACAACGTGAATTCCTCTCATTTTATGAGAAAGTCCTTCTCGTTCAATGCCTAATTTCATTTGTAGTAGACAACCTGGATTTGCAGTAACAATAGTTGCTGCTTCTGTTTCATGTACACGATCCATTTTATAATCTAGAAATTCCATGGATAGTTCTGAATGAACAATATTGTAAATACCAGCAGAACCACAGCAGCGATCAGCATCTTTCATTTCACGGTATGTTGCGCCTTGAATTGCTTCTAGTAACATACGAGGTTCTGAAGATGTTCGCATAACATTGCGTAAATGACAAGAGTCTTGATACGTAATAATTTGCGGTGTGAGTCGTAAGTCAGTTCGTTTATGGAAATCTAGTTCTACTAGAATAGCGGTAATATCTTTAATTTTAGAAACAAACTGCTTTGCACGTTCTGCCCACTGTGGATCGTCTTTTAAAAGATAATCGTAGTCTACGAGGTAAGCTCCGCAACCACCAGCATTGGTAATAATATAGTCGATATTTAAATCTTCGAATGCTTTTATATTGAGTTTTGCTAATTCTTTTGCTCCACTTTTCTCACCAGCATGCCCATGTAATGCCCCGCAGCAACTTTGTGTTTTCGGAATAACGATATCGCAACCAGCTAACTGAAGAAGTTTCATCGTTGCGTTATTTGTTTCTAAAAACATCGTATCCATTAAACAGCCCGTGAAGAATGCAACTTGTTTCTTTTTTGTACTTTCAGCGGGTAAAAATTCAGGACGATCTTTCATTGCTTTCATTTTAGGGACTTTTGGTAAAACGAGATCCATTGTTGCAAGTGTTTCAGGGAATAACTTCATGATCCCTGTTTTATGTGTTAGCGTTTGTAAACCAGAACGCTGATAAAATCCGATTAGTCCTGTTAAAGTTCTCATTCGATTTTGATGCGGGAATAGTCCTTCAAAAACGATTTTACGAACGGCTCTCACTGGCACCGAGAACTTTTTATTTTGATTTATAATATTACGAGCTTCTTCTAATAAATGTCCATAATTCACACCAGATGGACAAACAGGTTCACAAGCACGGCAGCCGAGGCAAACATTTAATGTGTTTTCAACATCTTCATCTGGCTCAATTAAACCGTCAACGACCGCTTTCATTAT includes these proteins:
- a CDS encoding DUF1648 domain-containing protein; the protein is MVKYKYILGIFFACLLVTLCLYPYLPNLMAVHWNENGVANEFMSKQVVLAFIPCLIIFLHGFVYIISHNIYKFNEGEHVITNGFIKTITLFMLFIHMLILFINFESMISFQTGLTIGISMFLFMLSKGFKTVKSTEKDPIKLQKIRLVSRRIFQVMACSILFSLFLNLKWGFYVLLSVISCGSILFMFYILYSYIIESYET
- a CDS encoding CAP domain-containing protein encodes the protein MKNRVLLSVAAATALTLGVSSLDAQAATVQPSNIKVQNIQHSKVMMKQMSQQELQAFLQSMGVESLAQWQQGNFQPNCFIPGQQPTENVVIEQPTAKPETQKPAEQKPVEQKPAEEVQKPEAQKPAENNNTQKPAEQKPAEQKPAEEAKSLSEFEQRVVELTNAERAKQGLPALKIDTELSKVARIKSEDMQKNNYFDHNSPTYGSPFDMMKKFGISYTSAGENIAQGQRSPEEVVQAWMNSAGHRANILNNGFTHIGVGYVESGNYWTQQFITK
- a CDS encoding (Fe-S)-binding protein → MTTLNKENIQKEFKERLSEDELLNCMRCGFCLPTCPTYIQSGYKESHSPRGRIAIMKAVVDGLIEPDEDVENTLNVCLGCRACEPVCPSGVNYGHLLEEARNIINQNKKFSVPVRAVRKIVFEGLFPHQNRMRTLTGLIGFYQRSGLQTLTHKTGIMKLFPETLATMDLVLPKVPKMKAMKDRPEFLPAESTKKKQVAFFTGCLMDTMFLETNNATMKLLQLAGCDIVIPKTQSCCGALHGHAGEKSGAKELAKLNIKAFEDLNIDYIITNAGGCGAYLVDYDYLLKDDPQWAERAKQFVSKIKDITAILVELDFHKRTDLRLTPQIITYQDSCHLRNVMRTSSEPRMLLEAIQGATYREMKDADRCCGSAGIYNIVHSELSMEFLDYKMDRVHETEAATIVTANPGCLLQMKLGIEREGLSHKMRGIHVVDLLLEAIETNS
- a CDS encoding MMPL family transporter — protein: MKTNVHKVDKWGKLGVFLYQFRYTVIVVLVLLAVALGIFAPKLPGVLGGDGFQTEGDYQKTKEILDKDFKRSQDTLLLVFEKNKGVSYEEFQKQVEGIVKNVQEKETYESFHHPVQNKEMLQDDIGYATILFSGKTNKERMEKTLQFADKIEKESNTALKVTPTGFPKINQEINERTQNDLKVAEMIGLPIAFLVLLFSFGSLLASILPIVNGALSVISTMGILYFIGSDKELSIFVLNVAPMIGLALSIDFALLFVNRFREEVAKRTVKEAIAITYQTAGRAIVFSGLCVFVGLSGLFFFKIDYIQSVAISGMIVVIMSILFSLTLLPALLSLIGKRILKKNQVAHTPAKAWRTFAQFVMKHPIAMIIVVTTFIIICLLPLRTANLQFPDVEALPKQSDTRLAYEKYEEAFNKTAKKHADVTLVVETKKDMKEKESLQKIEEVVQKLKDDKKVYEVRSLYDGLTGMKADQVAGMLESPEAAKLAPIFEAYTKENKTTVEIFLKTKPRTETAKQWVRDFKQDYKETDVTYYLGGMTTFQQELEDEIKDKVAIGMSVIFGSTFVILLFAFRSILIPIKAIIMNILSLSATIGIVVWLFEGGHFGLEASPVLFVLPIFIFGLVFGLSMDYEVFLISRIHELYEETGDNDQATLEGLVSTSRIITSAALIMIVVTGAFAFTDILPVRQMGLGVALAIFLDATIIRLMLVPSLMKLFGDWNWWLPFRKKREKSS
- a CDS encoding RluA family pseudouridine synthase, translating into METNKKGEWCEITVPATWNGISIESLLKIEWEIPKKLLHHLRMEKGVTVNGEQRRWNDLLKEGDKLQVHMFMEEEYGVEPEYGELDVAYEDDHVLIVNKPEKMDTHPAEKGGTGTLANLVAFHFQMQGLETKVRHIHRLDKDTTGGVVFAKHRIAGAIMDRLLMERKIKRTYAALVEGKVKKKQGTIDAAIGRDRHHATRRRVSPKGDQAITHYKVEKYFKNQNVTLVTLQLETGRTHQIRVHMSYNDNPLIGDVLYGGQTKYMTGQALHAMKIHFLHPIMKEEIEVDVPFPVKLNNTMKEFQRMNA